A region from the Nonlabens sp. YIK11 genome encodes:
- a CDS encoding Dps family protein, translated as MSYLNFNAEKANNTSKELNILLADYHLYYQKLRNFHWNILGHNFFDLHVKFEEMYDDAILKIDEIAERILTLRFQPTSNYSDYLKMSSIKEAKSELKDVEMVNALIDDHGLLLKQMSKVVEVAGEAEDEGTIDLIGAYIRELETTSWMLDAWRMKTGDIHKAV; from the coding sequence ATGAGTTACCTAAATTTTAATGCCGAGAAAGCTAATAATACTTCAAAAGAATTGAACATCTTATTAGCCGACTATCATTTGTATTACCAAAAACTAAGAAATTTTCACTGGAATATTTTAGGACATAACTTCTTTGATTTGCATGTGAAATTTGAAGAAATGTACGACGATGCCATTCTCAAAATAGATGAGATCGCAGAGCGTATATTGACACTTAGATTTCAGCCTACTTCTAACTATAGTGACTACTTAAAAATGTCAAGTATTAAAGAAGCAAAATCTGAACTTAAGGATGTTGAAATGGTCAATGCATTAATCGATGATCATGGATTGTTATTGAAGCAAATGTCCAAAGTAGTGGAAGTTGCAGGAGAAGCGGAAGATGAAGGTACTATTGATTTAATTGGTGCCTACATACGTGAACTGGAAACTACCAGCTGGATGTTAGATGCATGGAGAATGAAGACTGGAGACATTCACAAAGCGGTCTAA